Below is a genomic region from Streptomyces sp. NBC_00461.
GTCTTTCTGACATGGCCGGCGGCAACGCGGTCTCCGCCTCCACCGTGCGCCGCTGGGTGCTGGAAGTGATCCGCCTGCTGTCCGCCCGCGCCCCGCGCCTGGACCGCGCGCTGAAGGAGATCGCCCGCGTCGGCGGGGTCGTGGTCCTGCTGGACGGCACCCTGATCCGCACCCGGCGCCGCACCGGGAGAGACAACCGGAAGAACTACAGCGGCAAACACAAGGCGCATGGCCTGCTGTTTCTCGCGCTGACCGATGAGAAAGGCAACCTGATCTGGATCTCGGCAGCGAAGCCGGGCCGGTCCAGCGAGATCACCACCGCCCGCCGCAACAAGATCACCGGACACCTGCAAGAGGTCGGCCTCGGCGCCCTGGCCGATCTCGGATTCGTGGCCTGGATGACGCCCCCGACGACAACCCGGTGATCATCACCGGCCGCAAGGCCACCCGCAAGCACCAGCTCACCGACGCGGAGAGGGAAGCAAACCGCCTGCTCAACCGCGAACGCGCCGCCGTCGAGCACGGCTTCGCCAACCTGAAATCGTGGCGCTGCCTCACCAAGGTCCGCATGCACGCCCGCCACGCGACCACCCTCCTGCGGGCCCTCCTCGTCCTCGCGAACACCGAAGTGCAGAGGTGACGGACGATCTCCGTCAAGCGATCATGCCCTCAGCCTCCGCGAGCACATCACTCCCGACCCACGCCAGCCCCGTGACCTGCGAAATCACGATGAAAATCTCTCATTGAGGGCCGTACGGCTGCGAGGTAGCCCCCACCCGGGGGCTACCCGTCGGTAGCAATTGCTGACAAGCTGTCTACACGGCGTCCGCCGGCGAGCCCCAGACGAGGAGCACCCCCATGTCCGCCACCGTCTCCTTCAAGGTTCCCTCTCCCCGTGGCCCACAGCCCGTGACCGTGTCCTACACGCGCGTGGGCAGCGGCGAACCGCTGCTCCTACTGCACGGCATCGGTCATCACCGGCAGGCCTGGGACCCGGTGGTGGACATCCTCGCGACCGAGCGCGACGTGATCGCCGTGGACCTGCCCGGATTCGGCGCCTCCCCCGCTCTGCCTGACGGCCTCGCCTACGACCTGCCCACGACGACGGCCGTGTTCGGCGCGTTCTGCGAGGCCATGGAGCTCGTGCGTCCGCATGTGGCGGGCAATTCGCTGGGCGGTCTGCTCGCCCTGGAGCTCGGCCGCGAGAAGCTCGCGCGGTCGGTGACCGCCCTGTCCCCGGCCGGGTTCTGGTCGGAGGCGGAGCGGCGCTACGCCTTCGGGGTCCTGCTCACCATGCGGCAGATCTCCCGTCGGCTGCCGCTGCCCCTGGTGCGGCAGCTGTCCCGCTCGGCGGCCGGCCGGACGCTGCTGACGAGCACCATCTACGCCCGCCCGGGCCGCCGTTCACCCGAGGCCGTGGTCGCCGAGACGCTGGCCCTGGCCCGGGCGGCGGGGTTCGACGCGACCCTCACGGCCGGCAGCACCGTCAAGTTCACCGACGACCTCCCCGGCGTCCCGGTCACGGTGGCCTGGGGCACCCGGGACATGCTGCTCGTGCGCCGTCAGGGGGTGCGCGCCAAGCGGCTCATCCCCCGGGCCCGGCTGGTGCGGCTGCCCGGCTGCGGGCACTGCCCGATGAACGACGATCCGGCGCTGGTCGCCCGCGTCATCCTCGACGGCAGCCGCTGACGGGGCGCGCCTGGGAGCCAACGCGCCGGATCCGAGGGCGACTCCGGCGCCGACCAGAGCGCTGCCGACGGCCTGGGCGGCCCCGTAGGAGCCCGTTTCGACAAGTGGCGCCGTGCAGGCGGCGGCCACCGGGATGAGGCCGGAGAACAGCGTGGCGCGTTCCGCGCCGATCCGCTGCATCGCCATGTACCAGCACACGAAGCCGACGACGGTGACGACCGCCGCCTGCCACAGCAGCGCGGCGGCCTCGGTGGTGTCGGGGCGCCGCAGCCACGCCGTGCCGTCCATGACCAGCCCGGCCGCCGCGGACTCGACCGCCGCGACACCGCACACCGTGGCGGACAGCAGCCGGGGCTCCAGGGGGCGCAGCACGGGCACGGCGAGCACGGCGAAACCGACCTCGCCGGCCAGCGCACAGACGGAGAAGGCGATCCCGGTGCCGTCGGCGCGCCCCCACCCCTGGACCGTGAAGGCCCCGAAGGCAACCAGCAACGCCCCGTACAGGACCGTGCGCCGGGGCCTTCGGCCCTCGATCGCGGGGACCACGACGGCCACGACCACGGGCGCGCATCCGACGAAGACGCCGGGCACCGCCGGTTCGGCGGAACGCTCGGCCGCGATCACGGCCAGGTTGAAGCCGACCATGCCGACGGCGGCGAGGAGTGCGAGGCGGAGCCACTGACGGGGCGCGAGCCTCCGCAGCCGTGCCGTCGCTCCCGCGCCGGCCGACGGGAGGAGGAGCAGAAAGGCGAGGCCGTAGCGCAGGAACTGGCCGCCCGCGTACGGGTAGTGGCCCAGGACGCTGTTCGCGGTGAAGGAACCACCGACGAGGACACAGGCGAGCGCGGCGAGAAGGGCTCCACGCGTGGTGGTGGCGTTCATGGCAGCGACGCTAGGGAGCGCGGTGGCCCGGTTTAAGGTCCATTTCCATGACGCCATCGCAGACCAATCGGGACGGGAGCGCCGATCCGGCACGAGGCACGGATCCCGCTCGCGCGGGATCACCCGCCTGGGAACTGCTCCTGCCCGCGGCCTCCGCGCCGGCACGCACGCGTGGACGTTCGCTGCAGGCCGCGCTGCGTGCGGCGGTACGGACGGGGAGGCTGGCGCCGGGCACCCGGCTGCCGTCGAGCCGTGATCTCGCCGCCGATCTGGGGGTGTCGCGGGGGCTGGTCACCGAGGCGTACGAGCAGTTGACGGCGGAGGGCTATCTGCGAAGCGGGCGCGGTGCCGGCACCTGGGTGGGGGGTGCCGTGCGGGCCGCGCCCCCACGCGCGCGGGATCTCGCCCCGCGCTCCCCCGGTGCGCGCGCCGACTTCGTGCCCGGCACGCCGGATCTTTCACTGTTCCCGCGCGCCGCCTGGGCCGCGGCGCAGCGTGCGGTGCTGGCGGAACTGCCGCACCAGGACCTCGGCTATCCCGACCCGCGCGGGCTGCCGCAGTTGCGTACCGTGCTGGCGGAGCTGCTGGCCCGCCGCCGGGGTGTGGTCGCGGACCCGGAGCGGATCGTGGTCGTCTCCGGTGTGGCGCAGGCGACGACGCTGCTCGGATTCGCGCTCCACGCGCGCGGGTTGCGCACCGTCGGCGTGGAGGATCCCGGGAGCCCTCAGCACGACGCGCTCTACGCGTCGGCCGGCGTCACGACCGTACCCGTGCCCCTGGACGGCGAGGGAATCGCCGTCGGGCCGTTGCGGGACTCGGGCGTGAGGGCCGTCGTGACGACGCCCTCCCACCAGTTCCCCACCGGGATCGCGTACTCCGCGCGCCGCCGCACCGAACTGCTCGACTGGGCGCGGTCCGTGGACGGGCTCGTTGTGGAGGACGACTACGACGGCGACTTCCGCTACGACCGCGCCCCGGTGGGCGCGCTGCAGGGACTCGACCCGGAGCACGTGGCCTACACGGGCTCGGTCAGCAAGTCACTCGCCCCGGGCCTGCGGCTGGGCTGGCTGCTCGTGCCCCAGTCCATGGCCGACGAGGTCGTCGAGCGCAAACGGACCATGGACCTCGGCCATCCCACCCTCGACCAGGCCCTGTTCGCCCGTTTCGTGGAGCGCGGCGACTACGACCGTCAGCTGCGCCGCTGCCAGCGCGCTTACCGCGAACGGCGCGACACCCTCGTGGCGGCGCTGGAGGAGCACTTCCCGGGCGCGGAGGTGGCCGGGATCGCGGCGGGGCT
It encodes:
- a CDS encoding transposase family protein — protein: MRASNGLRWKDGLSCFARNCPESSRSWPGWRPPRWCSGRLPVSKRTLDLVGGLIRQERNRLNTRWRKVSSGTQAVIVLAVLRHDQRLSDMAGGNAVSASTVRRWVLEVIRLLSARAPRLDRALKEIARVGGVVVLLDGTLIRTRRRTGRDNRKNYSGKHKAHGLLFLALTDEKGNLIWISAAKPGRSSEITTARRNKITGHLQEVGLGALADLGFVAWMTPPTTTR
- the pdxR gene encoding MocR-like pyridoxine biosynthesis transcription factor PdxR; this translates as MTPSQTNRDGSADPARGTDPARAGSPAWELLLPAASAPARTRGRSLQAALRAAVRTGRLAPGTRLPSSRDLAADLGVSRGLVTEAYEQLTAEGYLRSGRGAGTWVGGAVRAAPPRARDLAPRSPGARADFVPGTPDLSLFPRAAWAAAQRAVLAELPHQDLGYPDPRGLPQLRTVLAELLARRRGVVADPERIVVVSGVAQATTLLGFALHARGLRTVGVEDPGSPQHDALYASAGVTTVPVPLDGEGIAVGPLRDSGVRAVVTTPSHQFPTGIAYSARRRTELLDWARSVDGLVVEDDYDGDFRYDRAPVGALQGLDPEHVAYTGSVSKSLAPGLRLGWLLVPQSMADEVVERKRTMDLGHPTLDQALFARFVERGDYDRQLRRCQRAYRERRDTLVAALEEHFPGAEVAGIAAGLHVIAELPHRYGPQEDFLARVAAAGVAVRPLTDYTHARGGHDGERGVRLVLGYAHLSPARIRAGVRLMAEATRV
- a CDS encoding transposase family protein translates to MIITGRKATRKHQLTDAEREANRLLNRERAAVEHGFANLKSWRCLTKVRMHARHATTLLRALLVLANTEVQR
- a CDS encoding alpha/beta fold hydrolase, giving the protein MSATVSFKVPSPRGPQPVTVSYTRVGSGEPLLLLHGIGHHRQAWDPVVDILATERDVIAVDLPGFGASPALPDGLAYDLPTTTAVFGAFCEAMELVRPHVAGNSLGGLLALELGREKLARSVTALSPAGFWSEAERRYAFGVLLTMRQISRRLPLPLVRQLSRSAAGRTLLTSTIYARPGRRSPEAVVAETLALARAAGFDATLTAGSTVKFTDDLPGVPVTVAWGTRDMLLVRRQGVRAKRLIPRARLVRLPGCGHCPMNDDPALVARVILDGSR